Proteins encoded within one genomic window of Flavobacterium sp. NG2:
- a CDS encoding glycosyltransferase family 4 protein gives MKKILFISHDATRTGAPILLLNLVKLILSFGNYEVNFILLKGGELESEFKDLAPTFCLNEKKSKGNLLRNRFFKMKSILEDSLFLNQYHCIVSNTITNGGILEIVKSNYNGPIVSYVHELEIACKTYTTTDDLKKVIQNTDVFCVPCNLVKDFLHVNLGVSYLKISELPYYIHNKSAIVSGTNLHHDQFIIGGCGTIDWRKGPDLFVQVATQLFLLRPDISIVFKWKGAYKGIELERLQYQLEKANLGGKVFFEFTSDNMATFYDVIDLLLLTSREDPYPLVVLEAASYAKPSICFDEVCGSKDFINKSDGGIVVPFLDIQAIVSSILKFYDDESYRKQKGENAKHFLLDTHSNKQYVYNEFETLIKNLNLN, from the coding sequence TTGAAAAAAATCCTATTCATATCGCATGATGCCACTAGGACAGGTGCTCCAATTTTGTTATTAAATTTGGTTAAATTAATACTTTCGTTTGGGAATTATGAGGTGAACTTTATACTATTAAAAGGTGGGGAGTTAGAGAGTGAGTTTAAAGATTTAGCACCAACTTTTTGTTTGAATGAAAAAAAAAGTAAGGGGAATTTATTAAGGAATAGGTTTTTTAAAATGAAATCTATTTTGGAAGATTCCTTATTTTTGAATCAATATCATTGTATAGTTTCTAATACGATAACCAATGGTGGTATTTTAGAAATAGTTAAATCAAATTATAACGGTCCTATAGTAAGTTACGTTCATGAATTAGAAATTGCATGCAAAACTTATACTACGACAGATGATTTAAAAAAAGTAATTCAAAATACAGATGTTTTTTGTGTTCCTTGTAATTTAGTAAAAGATTTTTTACATGTTAATTTAGGAGTGTCTTATTTGAAAATAAGTGAATTACCTTACTACATTCATAACAAATCTGCAATAGTATCTGGAACGAATTTACATCACGATCAGTTTATTATTGGAGGATGCGGTACAATAGACTGGAGGAAAGGTCCCGATTTATTTGTGCAAGTGGCAACGCAATTGTTTTTGTTAAGACCTGATATTTCTATTGTTTTCAAATGGAAAGGTGCTTATAAAGGAATTGAATTAGAAAGACTTCAATACCAATTAGAAAAAGCAAATTTAGGGGGTAAAGTTTTTTTTGAATTTACGTCAGATAATATGGCTACTTTTTATGATGTGATTGATTTATTGTTACTAACTTCGAGAGAAGATCCTTACCCCTTAGTAGTGTTAGAAGCAGCTAGTTATGCTAAACCGTCTATTTGTTTTGATGAGGTTTGTGGTAGTAAAGATTTTATTAATAAATCAGATGGTGGAATTGTGGTCCCATTTTTAGATATTCAAGCAATTGTTTCTTCTATTTTGAAGTTTTATGATGATGAATCGTATAGAAAACAAAAAGGAGAAAATGCAAAACATTTTTTATTAGATACACATTCAAATAAACAATATGTGTATAATGAATTTGAAACTTTAATAAAAAACTTGAATTTAAATTAA